The Montipora capricornis isolate CH-2021 chromosome 3, ASM3666992v2, whole genome shotgun sequence genome window below encodes:
- the LOC138043576 gene encoding uncharacterized protein: MGALQPYCDTIVRVPIRPSIPAASCNLERLVIIMYDKSSPLDSVNETRMNLFCKHSRAIGNLPPTQNGLLKHVERAVLQAGIWTTSDASNQDIPYPDRFGWKIGDTWKPVWITIPEVSKACQELIKCSCI; this comes from the exons ATGGGAGCTTTGCAGCCATACTGTGACACCATCGTTAGAGTTCCTATCCGCCCATCCATTCCAGCAGCTTCTTGTAATCTAGAGCGGCTTGTCATCATTATGTATGACAAGTCAAGCCCACTGGATTCTGTCAACGAGACCAGAATGAATCTGTTTTGTAAACACAGCAGAGCAATCGGAAATCTACCTCCCACTCAG aatGGTCTTCTGAAGCACGTTGAGAGGGCGGTCCTGCAAGCAGGAATCTGGACAACAAGTGATGCAAGTAACCAGGATATTCCTTATCCAGATCGATTTGGATGGAAGATTGGGGACACGTGGAAACCAGTTTGGATAACCATTCCAGAGGTCTCAAAGGCTTGTCAAGAGCTGATCAAGTGTTCATGCATATGA